The window GCAGCACTCAGCACATGGCAATCGGTAAAATGCGTCGTGCAGGTCACCCCATCGAGCAGGCCCGCGCGGGCTGCGAACAGCGCGCCCGTGCAGATGGTCACCAGCTTCACGCCCGGCCGAACCACGCGGCGCAGCCACGCCACGATCTCCGCGTCACCTTCATCGGTCGCGCCGAGGCCGTTGCCCGCATCCATCGGCATGTCGGCATGCCCGGAAACGACGATCATCGCGTCGGGCTCGATCTCCGGCGGCAGGCTCCCGATGCCCGACACAAGCAGCCCGATCGACGTGGTCAGCTCGGCCAGCGCGCCGACATACCGCACGTCGAACACCACGTCCCGCTGCATCTGGTTGGCATAGCGCAGCGCTTCGATCGGCCCGGCCACATCGAGCAGCAGTGTCCGGGCTGGGAGAACCACATAGGTCGGGATCCGGCGCATCGGACCTTTTACGCCGCCGCAGCCCGGGGTTGGCCGGCCAGGGCCTCGGCGACGGTGCAGACGCGCGCGAACCGCCCTTCCAGCACGGCCGCGGTGCGCGCCTTCAGCTCGTCGACCGACCAGGTCTTTCCGGTCGCATCGGTCAGCGGCATGGTCAGCGTCGCCTCGGTGACGTAGTCGACCTGCCAGCCAAGATCCGAGCCGTGACGGGTCGTCGTCTCGCAACACTGCTCGGTCCTGATGCCCGAGACGACGATGCGGCGGATGGAATTCTCGATCAGGAACACCTCCAGCGGCGACCCGACAAAGGCCGAATGGCGCAGTTTGGCGAATTCGAGATCCGGAGCATCCAGCCGCAGTTCAGCGAGCGGCCTGACGAAACCGGAGGCCAATGCGAAAATCCCCTCGGGCTCCGCATGAAACACCCGCACGATCTTCCAGCCGGCAGCCCGCGCGCCATCGATCAGCGCCTGCTGGTTCCTGAGGTAAGTGGCGCTGTCGATCTCGCCCCAACTGGAGCGCTGCCGAAAACTCTCCTGCGCGTCGATGACCAGCAATGCAGTGTCTGTCATGTCTTGTTGCTCCTGTTCTCACGGGCAAGATGAGACAACGCGGACGCAAAATCCAGCACCTGACCGGACGAGAACCGGACAAAAAAGGACAAGCGGTCTGCCCTCGTCCTTGAACGCTTTCGTTCGTTTGACGCATCAGGCTCGAGAGTCTTAGATGCAAAAATCCGCCATTTTGCCGTTGCAGCAGCATCTCCGAATTTTGAAACAGAAGACCGCTATCGTGATCCTTCGACGTATCGTCCTTTCCCTTCTCTCGATCCTTGTCCTCGCTTGCATCGTCTACGGCCTCCACAGCCTGAGCAATGCGCGAACCTACCAGGTGTTCGGCGACCTCGTCGCGCGCGTCGATACGCAGGAGCCTGTCGTCGCCCTGACCTTCGATGACGGCCCCACGGCGCAGTACACCGGCGAGGTGCTGGCAATTCTGGACGAACGCGACGTGCCCGCGACGTTCTTCGTCACCGGCAGGGAAGTCACCGAGAACCCGGACGAGACGCGGGCCATCATCGCGGCCGGGCACGAGCTCGGCAATCACACCTACGCGCATCCCCGGATGGTCTTCAAAAGCTATGGCGCCATCCGCCGCGAGATCGAAGAGACCGATGCCGCCATACGGGCAGCCGGTTACGGCGGACCGCTCCACTTTCGTCCGCCCTACGGAAAGAAGCTCTTCGGCCTGCCGTGGTATCTGTCCGCCACCGATCGCACGACCGTCATGTGGGATGTCGAGCCGGAGACCTTTCCCGACGTGGCGTCGGACGTCGAAGCGTTTGTGAACCACGTCGTCCAGGGCGCGAGCAACGGGTCCATCATCCTGATGCACGTCATGTATGACAGCCGCGACGTCTCGCGCCAGGCGCTTCCCGGCATCGTCGCCGGCCTGCGCGAACGCGGTTTCGAATTCGTCACCGTGTCCCAATTGCTGGAAAGACGCCGCTGAGCGAGATGTCGGCTGAGGCGAACGGCGGCTGCGGGCGCAACGCTGACGAAGCGTGTGGCGGCGTAGGCATGGGGGAACAGGATCGTGCAGCGAGATCGATATCGAACTCAGATCGCCGATGAAGCGCAGGCCGGGCGGCTTGCGGATATACGCGTCGAGGCAATGCGCCCCAGCCTGGAAGCAGCCGGACGCTTTGATCCTGACAGGGCAAGGCAGCGCTTTCTAGACTCCTTCCGCGCCGAAGACACCAGCCTCATATGCCTGGGCGACAGCGTTGCCGGTTTCTACGTCGTGCGCAGAAAATCCGATCATCTCTATCTCGACCATCTCTATGTCATCGCGGCCTTTCAGGGCCTCGGCATTGGCCGGCGCGTCGTCGACGACCTGAAGATCGAAGCCGAAATGCATGCTCTGCCGATCCGGCTCATGGCCCTGAATGGCAGCCCCTCGAACGATTTCTATCAAAGCCTCGGCTTTCGCGTCGTGTCCGCCGACGACCTCGACACCATCTACGAGTGGCTGCCTGACTCACACAGCGCCGGATAGGGACCGGGCGCATGACGCACCGCCCTGTGTCGCCAACTGTGGCGCAAAGGCAACTGCCCTGCCCTTAACATGACCGTGATTTCCGATATCGCGTCGCCGAAGCGCATTTGCGCCATTCTCGCCACTTTCCGCTTCTAGCCCGCCACCATGTTTCGCCTGCGTTCCATTTTTCTCGCCTTCTTTTGCTGCCTGACGCTCGTCGTCCCGGCGCAGGCGAGCGCGATGCTGGAAGGGGTCGGTCCGAAGTGCCGCGCCCTGCAGGAAAAGCTGGTCGAAATCAGCGGCGTCGATCAGTTGGCGGGTGTAAACGAGCCCGCCATCACCGTGTGCACCGGCTTTCAGGCGATCGCGCCGAAAGGGATCGACGCTCCCTTCGCCGCCTCCGTCGAGGTCCACAGCCCGTCCGTGCATCCCCGGCTCTCGATCGCAAAACGCCCGTCGGGCGTCGAGCGACCTCCGCGCGCCTGATCCACCCGGCCCTGGCCGGCCCTGGCCGGCATTCCACCCCGACACGTCCCGCGTGCCGCTTTTACGGCACCGCACACCTTTTTCGAGGCAACAATGACTGACAGATCACCCGGCGCCGGGGATGTTCCCGCGCGCTTGACCCGACGTTTTCTCCTTCTGGGTACAGGCTCACTGATGCTCTCCGGCTGCGTTTCGACGCCGGAGCCCAAGCCGGCCCCGCTTCCAAAACCGCTGCCGCCGGTTCGACCCGCAATGTACGATGCGATGCCGCAGGAACCCTACGACGTTCCGGCCGTCGACGTCTCCCAGATGGCGCCGGAATGGTGGCGCAGCGAGGTCGACTACGCGACCGACGAACGCCCCGGCACGCTCGTCGTCGAGACCGCGCAGAAATACCTCTATCACGTGCGCCCGAATGGCCGTGCGATGCGCTACGGCATCGGCGTCGGCCGTGACGGCTTCGCCTGGCAGGGCCGCGCCGTCATCGCCTACCGGCGCGTCTGGCCGCGCTGGACGCCGCCCGATTCCATGGTTGCGCGCCAGCCCGAGCTCGAGCCCTATTCGATCGCCAATGGCGGCATGGATCCGAGCGCGACCAACCCGATGGGCGCGCGCGGGCTCTACATCCACCAGAACGGCCGCGACACGATCTACCGCGTTCACGGCACGCACCAGCCCTGGTCGATCGGCCGCTCGATCTCGTCGGGATGCATCCGCCTGATCAATCAGGACATCATCCACCTGCACGACAATGTCCGCGACGGCAGCCCCATCGTCGTCCGCCACGACGCCGCCCCCGATCTGGTCGCGATGGCCGGCTAGAGCATCGGACCGAGATCGAACACCATCCATGTGTCTGCGATGGCCAACTACCGAAATGCCCGCTCGATCGTTGCAAGCGATCCAGCGGGCTGCGGCGTCACATGGAAGACGTCCCGCAATCAGGCCGGGACATAGCTAAGCCTCATCACGTTGTCGTCGATCTGTTCACTGCCGGCCAGACGCAAGGGCGGGCGCGCCGCGGCGAAGAAGGGGGTGCCCTCGCCAAGCACCTCCGGATGCAGGTAGATGCGATACTCGTCGATCAGGCCCAGCTCGGTCAGGCTGCGCGCCAGATTGGGTCCGCCAATTTCGATCTCGCCATCGATCTCGGCCTTGAGCCGGCGAACCTCCCCCTCGAAGTCCTGTCCCAGAAGCGTCGCATTGGGTCCAACCGAATCCAGCGTGCGCGACACCACCCATTTCGGCGCCTTGCGCCACGCCGCGGCGAATTCGTGCTCCGCAGTCCCCCAGCCCGGCTGGTCATCATCCCAATAGTGCATGAGCTCATAGAGATGACGGCCATAAAGGCTGCCGGCGAGGCTGTTCGTCTGCTCGATGAAATGACGAAACAGCTTCGAGCTGGGCGGCCCGATGCGCATATGGTCGACATAGCCATCCAGCGATTGGTTCATCCCGAAGAAAAGCGTGGCCATTTTCTGCCTCCCATTGATGGGTGACGCCCCTCACGCCACGTTCAATTGTTACCGAAACTGTGGTAGCAGTCAGCCCGACGCAAAAACCAGTCCTATTTTGCAACCGGTTTCGTGGATGACGCTGTGAGACTAAGACGCTCAGGATGCCCGATCAATCTGACGCTTGAAACCTTCGGCGATCGGTGGAGCCTGATCATCCTGCGTGACACCATGTTCGGTGGTCGCCGCCGCAGCTTCCGATCGTATCTCACCCAAAGCGTGGAAGGCATTGCTTCCAACATTCTGTCCGACCGCTTGCGGCGCCTGACCGCCAGCGGGCTGCTCACGCGCGCCGCCGATCCCGGTCACAAACAGAGGGTTGTCTACAGCTTGACGGAAAGAGCGATCGAGCTCGTTCCCCTGATGGCCTTCATGGGAAGCTGGGGGATGCGGCACGCGCTTCCCTCCATCGAGCTGTCAGCGCGCGCCCAGGTTCTCGAAGACGGCGGCCCGCACCTGTGGGCTGAATTGATGGATGAGCTGCGGCATATCCATCTGGGATCACCTGCACCTGCGGCCTCCGCTCTGGCAAAGATGCAAATGGCCTACGAAGCGTCATTTCCCGCCTAGCCTGGCGCCGGCGCGGCGGAGTAACGGGGCTTGCGCCCCATGCCCGACGCGACGCGCATCGCTGGCTGCGTTTGGAGGATCTGTCTGCTCTGCGTGGAAAACCTATTCTCCCAGCCTTGGACGTAATTCTTCTGTAATCGTATCGATATTTGCCGGCGTCACTTTCCAGCGCGCCACATTGTCGTATTCGAAATCGGCTTTGACCTTCAAAGTGTTGCGGTTGAACTGGAAGAGCATCCTGGTAAATCCCTTATCGCCTTCCTGCCGCAGCCATTCCCTGTAAGCGCGGACAGGCTCCTCGACATTATCGATGTCGGGCGCGATCGCCGTTGGTTTTCCGTCATCGTCATAGGAGTAGCCGTAGGTGTTGGTTACGAACCCTTCGTCATCGACTTGGAAAACCACAGAGACTTCCGCCCATTCCAGTCCGTTAAAATCGATCGACTCAACGACGCCTTTGGCAATGTTGCTTGCATGCTTCATATTCACAGACATTCGAACTCCATGTCACGAAACGGATCCTTGTGGCATCGACAATCGCGGTTCAGTGTCGTGAAAACCCTGGGATTTGGCGACATTTATTGCGGCTGTGAAGCCCCGATTTGGCGCAGCACGTCCAGCAGGGCAAGGTGCACAGGTCCTGAAAGCAGCGACGAGATATTCGAGAAACCCCATGCGCATCACGTCTGAGCGTCGGGTACGCCTTGTCGAGGCGACGTTCACAAAACGAGCGGGACAGCCTGAAGACGTCGTTGCGGCGGTGGCGTTCCTCGCCTCGCCGGGTGCGGGACATGTGACAGGCCAGGTGATACCCGTGAACGGCGGAGCCCACCTGGCGCGGTAGGCAAAATGACAGCAGAAGCGGCATATGGGCGTCACCAGCAGCCCCTCACCCCTTCCCCTTTGCAAGCTCCTCCATATCCTCGAACAGCGACGACCACTCGTCCTCGGTCATCCTCACCAGCCCCAGGCCGCGCAGCAAAAACGCGCCCTCGGCTGCGAAGAAGGCCAGCCGCTCGCGACGCCCCTTCTGCGAGGCCCCGCCAAAACGTCCCATCTGGTCGCGGTAGTAGCTGCGGATCGGCTCGGCGTGTTCGGGCGTCTCGACAAGGGCGGCCATGAGGCTGGCGGCCTTGGCGGCAAGCGCATCGCTTTCCTGGCGCGTGGCGGCGAGATGCGCCAGGATGTCGGCCGCGTCCGAGGGCTCCATGCCGGCGCGGTGGGCGGCGATATCCCGCTCGAAGCGGTCCATGTCGCGCTTGGCCATCGCGCCGACCAGCTCCTGCTTGCTGGCAAAGCAGTAGAGCACGCCGCCCTTGCTGACGCCGGCGCGTTTCGCGATCGCGTCGAAAGTCAGCCTGCCCGCCCCCATCTCCGTGACGATCGCCTCGGCGGCGTCGAGAATGGCATCGCGGTCGATTGTGCGTTTCCTGCCCATTTTGTCCTTTTCAATCCGTCTGGTCGGATATATATAATGCACATCGGCATCGCATCATGCAATGTCCCGTAACGGGTCCAGTATCTGGAAAAGGAAAAACGTCATGGCTTGGATATTTCTCGGCCTCGCAGGTCTTCTCGAAGTTGTCTGGGCCTCGTTCCTCAAGGAGACGGCCGGCTTCACCAAGCTGGTCCCAAGCGCCATCACCCTCGTCGCCATGGCGGGCTCGTTCTGGCTCCTGTCCCTTGCGCTCAAGACGCTTCCGCTCGGCACCGCCTACGCGATCTGGACCGGCATCGGTGCCGTCGGCGCGTTCGTGGTCGGCATCGTGATCCTGGGCGAAGCGGCAACCGTCGCGCGGATCGCAAGCGTCGCACTGATCGTCACCGGCATGATCGGGCTCAAGCTGTCGTCGGGACACTGAAAGACTGTTTGATCATTCGCCCTGCCCGGTCATACGGGTCGCCAGGAGCGACGCGCGGAGCGGGCATGCGAGTCCGCGGCACCCATCCACGGAATTGCGAATGCAGACATAATTAACCAATGTCGTCCGACATATCGCGCAGCCGAGGCTCCCACACGCTTCGACGTAACGATCACGTTTTCAATCCAAAATGCGTCGGGAACTTCATGGTTGGTACGTCTGGAAAATTGCGGATGGCGGTGCTCTTCGGCGGACGCTCGGCCGAGCATGAAGTCTCGGTCATGTCGGCCACGAACGTCATCCGTGCCTTGCAGCCCGCCAGCTATGATGCAGTACCGATTTTTGTCACCAAAGACGGGCGATGGCTGCTCAGCAGCTTCGAAGCGGGCGTGTTGGCACAACCGGCATCCGGCACGGAGATTTGCCTTCTGCCGGGCGGACAAGGCCGAATGCTTGCGATCCCGACCGATGGCCCCGCCTGCGAACTGCCGAAGATCGACGCGCTGTTTCCGGTGCTGCACGGCCTCCACGGCGAAGACGGTTCCGTTCAGGGCTTGGCGGAAGTGGCTCGCGTCCCGCTTGTCGGCTGTGGAATTCTCGGCTCCGCGACCGCGTTGGACAAGAGTTTTACCAAGCGCCTCTTGAATGAAGCTGGACTGCCGACCGCGCGCTCCCTGACGATCCTGCCCCGAAACGCCCCTTCTTTCTCGGAGTTGCAGAATGCGCTGGGGCTTCCGGTGTTCATCAAGCCCGCACGGCAGGGCTCGTCGGTCGGCATCAGCAAAGTCGCAAACGAACAGGATTACGAGCTGGCTCTCGCGGAGGGCTTCAGGCACGACGGCAAGCTCCTGGCGGAAGAGTTCGTCAAGGCGCGCGAAATCGAATTCAGTGTGCTGGAGGACGCCGACGGCGGGATCACCGTATCGAGACCCGGAGAAATCGTTCCCGCGGAAAGTCACGGCTTCTACAGCTACGAGGCCAAATATATCGACGCCGACGGCGCGCTGTTGAAGGTTCCCGCCGACCTGCCGGAAGACGTCGAACATCGCTTGCGCCAGATGGCTGCACAGGCGTTCCAGGCTCTGGGTTGCGACGGCATGGCGCGCGTGGATTTTTTCCTGACAGACGACATGCGCATCCTCGTCAATGAAATCAACACGATCCCGGGCTTTACGGACATCAGCATGTACGCCAAGGCGATGGCCGCGAGCGGCATCGACTACGCCACCGTCATCGATCGTCTGGTCGCCCATGGCCTGGCGCGGGCAAGCCGCTGACAAGCGCAGAAACCTGCGTCAGACGGCCGGAAGGGTAGATGTCCAAACGGTCTGCGAGAACGGCCGCGGGAAGCAGGGAACGATCAGGCGCAACGCCGCCGGGCCCCGCTGCACCCTACTCCTCGAAACGCCCCGTCGCCTCCCGGTCGCCGTCATAGCGCCTTGTGGCCGCAAACGGCGGCAACCAGTTGACCCGGCGCACGGTCCAGAGTTCGTAGGTCGGCTTCAACTGGTCGGGCGCGTCCAGCGACCCCAAATTCACTTCGACTTCGTCGCCGCTGCGTCCGAAAACGGGCGAGCCGCAGTCTGGACAGAAAAACCGCCCGGCATAGTCGCGTGTGTCGCCACTGATCGTCACCGCGTCCTGCGGGAAGATCGCGGAGGCATGAAAAATGGCCCCGTGATGCTTTCGGCAGTCGATGCAGTGACAGACGCCGACGCGATAGGGGCGTCCCGACGCCACGATCTTGACGTTGCCGCACAGACAGCCACCCGTAAATCGGTCCATGCTGCGTCTCCTCCATGGTCAGCTTGGCGGGGGTTTACACGACCAGCATTGCCCACCCCGGTCAACAGGCGGGAAACCGCGGAATCCCCAGCCACGGCATCGTTTCGCCGAAAACATGCGATGACATGTCGGCCCAGCCTGCCTTGGAACGTCCTCGAGACACGATGCCAACGGCAGCAGGAGGAAAGACCATGCGCAAGATCGTGACAGGAGCATTCATCAGCCTCGACGGCGTCATGCAGGCGCCGGGAGGCCCGGAGGAAGACCCGACCGGCGGCTTCAGACATGGCGGCTGGGTGCCGCCTTATTGGGACGACACGACCGGCGAGGTGATCGGCAGGCTGTTTTCCCAGCCCTTCGACCTGCTGCTCGGCCGCCGCACCTACGATATCTTCGCGGCTCATTGGCCCTATGTGCAGATGGACCCCGAAGCGGGAGACTTCGAGGCGCTGAACGCGGGCATCGCCGAGAACTTCAACCGCGTCACCAAATATGTCGCGACGCACCGGCCCGATTCGCTCGACTGGGAAAACAGCGAGGCGCTGGGTGCCGATATCCCCGGCAGGGTGCGCGATCTCAAGCAGGGCGACGGGCGGATGCTGCTGACCCAGGGTTCGACCGAGCTTCTGC is drawn from Mesorhizobium sp. CAU 1732 and contains these coding sequences:
- a CDS encoding helix-turn-helix domain-containing protein; translated protein: MRLRRSGCPINLTLETFGDRWSLIILRDTMFGGRRRSFRSYLTQSVEGIASNILSDRLRRLTASGLLTRAADPGHKQRVVYSLTERAIELVPLMAFMGSWGMRHALPSIELSARAQVLEDGGPHLWAELMDELRHIHLGSPAPAASALAKMQMAYEASFPA
- a CDS encoding TetR/AcrR family transcriptional regulator — protein: MGRKRTIDRDAILDAAEAIVTEMGAGRLTFDAIAKRAGVSKGGVLYCFASKQELVGAMAKRDMDRFERDIAAHRAGMEPSDAADILAHLAATRQESDALAAKAASLMAALVETPEHAEPIRSYYRDQMGRFGGASQKGRRERLAFFAAEGAFLLRGLGLVRMTEDEWSSLFEDMEELAKGKG
- a CDS encoding GNAT family N-acetyltransferase, giving the protein MQRDRYRTQIADEAQAGRLADIRVEAMRPSLEAAGRFDPDRARQRFLDSFRAEDTSLICLGDSVAGFYVVRRKSDHLYLDHLYVIAAFQGLGIGRRVVDDLKIEAEMHALPIRLMALNGSPSNDFYQSLGFRVVSADDLDTIYEWLPDSHSAG
- a CDS encoding dihydrofolate reductase family protein encodes the protein MRKIVTGAFISLDGVMQAPGGPEEDPTGGFRHGGWVPPYWDDTTGEVIGRLFSQPFDLLLGRRTYDIFAAHWPYVQMDPEAGDFEALNAGIAENFNRVTKYVATHRPDSLDWENSEALGADIPGRVRDLKQGDGRMLLTQGSTELLQILLRHDLIDELHLHVFPLLLGKGKRLFGDGAVPAALKLTSSHVSPSGVFSASYVRSGDVVSGSFAMDTPTEAELERRRTLT
- a CDS encoding L,D-transpeptidase, whose amino-acid sequence is MTDRSPGAGDVPARLTRRFLLLGTGSLMLSGCVSTPEPKPAPLPKPLPPVRPAMYDAMPQEPYDVPAVDVSQMAPEWWRSEVDYATDERPGTLVVETAQKYLYHVRPNGRAMRYGIGVGRDGFAWQGRAVIAYRRVWPRWTPPDSMVARQPELEPYSIANGGMDPSATNPMGARGLYIHQNGRDTIYRVHGTHQPWSIGRSISSGCIRLINQDIIHLHDNVRDGSPIVVRHDAAPDLVAMAG
- a CDS encoding polysaccharide deacetylase family protein gives rise to the protein MILRRIVLSLLSILVLACIVYGLHSLSNARTYQVFGDLVARVDTQEPVVALTFDDGPTAQYTGEVLAILDERDVPATFFVTGREVTENPDETRAIIAAGHELGNHTYAHPRMVFKSYGAIRREIEETDAAIRAAGYGGPLHFRPPYGKKLFGLPWYLSATDRTTVMWDVEPETFPDVASDVEAFVNHVVQGASNGSIILMHVMYDSRDVSRQALPGIVAGLRERGFEFVTVSQLLERRR
- the sugE gene encoding quaternary ammonium compound efflux SMR transporter SugE, encoding MAWIFLGLAGLLEVVWASFLKETAGFTKLVPSAITLVAMAGSFWLLSLALKTLPLGTAYAIWTGIGAVGAFVVGIVILGEAATVARIASVALIVTGMIGLKLSSGH
- a CDS encoding GFA family protein, with the translated sequence MDRFTGGCLCGNVKIVASGRPYRVGVCHCIDCRKHHGAIFHASAIFPQDAVTISGDTRDYAGRFFCPDCGSPVFGRSGDEVEVNLGSLDAPDQLKPTYELWTVRRVNWLPPFAATRRYDGDREATGRFEE
- a CDS encoding D-alanine--D-alanine ligase family protein, whose protein sequence is MVGTSGKLRMAVLFGGRSAEHEVSVMSATNVIRALQPASYDAVPIFVTKDGRWLLSSFEAGVLAQPASGTEICLLPGGQGRMLAIPTDGPACELPKIDALFPVLHGLHGEDGSVQGLAEVARVPLVGCGILGSATALDKSFTKRLLNEAGLPTARSLTILPRNAPSFSELQNALGLPVFIKPARQGSSVGISKVANEQDYELALAEGFRHDGKLLAEEFVKAREIEFSVLEDADGGITVSRPGEIVPAESHGFYSYEAKYIDADGALLKVPADLPEDVEHRLRQMAAQAFQALGCDGMARVDFFLTDDMRILVNEINTIPGFTDISMYAKAMAASGIDYATVIDRLVAHGLARASR
- a CDS encoding SDR family oxidoreductase translates to MRITSERRVRLVEATFTKRAGQPEDVVAAVAFLASPGAGHVTGQVIPVNGGAHLAR
- a CDS encoding dihydrofolate reductase family protein is translated as MATLFFGMNQSLDGYVDHMRIGPPSSKLFRHFIEQTNSLAGSLYGRHLYELMHYWDDDQPGWGTAEHEFAAAWRKAPKWVVSRTLDSVGPNATLLGQDFEGEVRRLKAEIDGEIEIGGPNLARSLTELGLIDEYRIYLHPEVLGEGTPFFAAARPPLRLAGSEQIDDNVMRLSYVPA
- a CDS encoding isochorismatase family protein — translated: MTDTALLVIDAQESFRQRSSWGEIDSATYLRNQQALIDGARAAGWKIVRVFHAEPEGIFALASGFVRPLAELRLDAPDLEFAKLRHSAFVGSPLEVFLIENSIRRIVVSGIRTEQCCETTTRHGSDLGWQVDYVTEATLTMPLTDATGKTWSVDELKARTAAVLEGRFARVCTVAEALAGQPRAAAA